The following proteins come from a genomic window of Metarhizium brunneum chromosome 2, complete sequence:
- the RPS16 gene encoding 40S ribosomal protein uS9, with product MSSTTQSVQCFGKKKTATAVAHCKAGRGLVKVNGRPLSLVQPEILRFKVYEPLLVVGLDKFANVDIRVRVTGGGHTSQVYAIRQAIAKSLIAYYQKYVDEHSKNMLKQALVQFDRTLLVADNRRCEPKKFGGPGARARFQKSYR from the exons ATGTCTTCGACGACACAGAGCGTGCAATGCttcggcaagaagaagacggccaccgccgtcgcccactGCAAG GCTGGCCGTGGTCTGGTTAAGGTCAACGGTCGTCCCCTCAGCCTGGTTCAGCCCGAGATCTTGCGTTTCAAG GTCTACGAGCCCCTCCTCGTTGTCGGCCTTGACAAGTTCGCCAACGTCGACATCCGCGTCCGCGTCACTGGCGGTGGTCACACCTCCCAGGTCTACGCTATCCgccaggccattgccaagtcTCTGATCGCCTATTACCAGAAGTACGTCGACGAGCACTCCAAGAACATGCTCAAGCAGGCCCTCGTCCAGTTCGACCGCACCCTGCTTGTCGCCGACAACCGCCGCTGCGAGCCCAAGAAGTTCGGTGGTCCCGGTGCCAGAGCCCGCTTCCAGAAGTCTTACCGATAA
- the DBP2 gene encoding ATP-dependent RNA helicase DBP2 encodes MSNYGGGRGGGYGGGHGGYGRDRSDRGDRSGYGGGYGGGRSNGYSNGSHGNSNGFGGGYGGGHGGYGGGGGDRMSNLGAGLQKQNWDLSTLPKFEKSFYKEIPEVANRSSAEVDAFRRKHQMTIAGRDVPKPVETFDEAGFPRYVLDEVKAQGFPAPTAIQSQGWPMALSGRDVVGIAETGSGKTLTYCLPAIVHINAQPLLAPGDGPIVLVLAPTRELAVQIQQEITKFGRSSRIRNTCVYGGVPKGPQIRDLSRGVEVCIATPGRLIDMLEAGKTNLRRVTYLVLDEADRMLDMGFEPQIRKIIEQIRPDRQTLMYSATWPKEVRAMAADFQTDFIQVNIGSMDLSANHRITQIVEVVSDMEKRDRMIKHLEQVMENKENKILLFVGTKRVADDITRFLRQDGWPALSIHGDKQQNERDWVLDQFKTGKSPIMVATDVASRGIDVRNITHVLNYDYPNNSEDYIHRIGRTGRAGAKGTAITFFTTDNQKQARELVNVLQEAKQKIDPRLAEMARFGGGGGGHRYGGWGRGRGGGRANANSQPLGNRRW; translated from the exons atgtccaactACGGTGGCGGTCGCGGTGGCGGGTACGGTGGTGGTCACGGAGGCTATGGTCGCGACAGAAGCGACAGAGGAGATCGAAGTGGCTATGGCGGAGGCTACGGTGGAGG ACGATCTAATGGTTACAGCAATGGCTCCCATGGTAACAGCaacggcttcggcggcggttatggcggtggccatggcggctacggtggtggtggtggcgatCGCATGAGCAACCTCGGCGCCGGTCTACAGAAGCAAAACTGGG ACCTCTCTACGCTGCCTAAATTTGAAAAGTCGTTCTACAAAGAGATCCCGGAAGTCGCCAATAGATCCTCTGCAGAGGTTGACGCGTTCCGTCGCAAACATCAAATGACAATTGCAGGAAGAGATGTGCCCAAGCCTGTCGAGACCTTTGACGAGGCCGGGTTTCCACGCTACGTCTTGGACGAGGTCAAGGCCCAGGGCTTCCCTGCCCCCACTGCTATTCAGTCACAGGGCTGGCCAATGGCTCTCTCTGGACGTGACGTTGTTGGTATTGCCGAAACGGGATCAGGAAAGACGCTGACCTACTGTCTTCCCGCCATTGTTCACATCAACGCCCAGCCTCTCTTGGCCCCTGGGGATGGTCCTATTGTTCTTGTCCTAGCCCCGACTCGTGAACTTGCTGTCCAGATTCAGCAAGAAATCACCAAGTTTGGTCGCTCCTCACGCATCCGAAATACCTGCGTTTACGGCGGCGTCCCCAAAGGTCCTCAGATTCGCGATCTCTCCCGAGGCGTGGAGGTCTGCATTGCCACCCCCGGCCGTTTGATCGACATGCTGGAGGCTGGCAAAACAAATTTGCGCCGTGTCACTTATCTTgttcttgatgaagctgatCGCATGCTTGACATGGGTTTCGAGCCCCAGATCCGAAAGATCATTGAGCAGATTCGACCTGACCGACAGACTCTCATGTATTCCGCGACGTGGCCAAAGGAGGTgcgagccatggctgctgattTCCAGACCGACTTTATTCAGGTCAACATCGGCTCCATGGACTTGTCTGCCAACCACAGAATCACGCAGATTGTCGAGGTTGTATCTGACATGGAAAAGCGCGATCGCATGATCAAGCACCTTGAGCAGGTCATGGAAAACAAAGAGAACAAGATTCTCCTTTTTGTCGGAACAAAGCGAGTTGCCGACGACATCACCCGATTCCTTCGTCAAGATGGTTGGCCAGCATTGT CTATCCATGGCGACAAGCAGCAAAACGAACGTGACTGGGTCCTCGACCAGTTCAAGACCGGAAAGAGCCCCATCATGGTGGCCACAGACGTAGCTTCACGTGGTATTG ATGTTCGCAACATCACCCATGTGTTGAACTACGACTACCCCAACAATTCGGAGGACTACATCCACCGAATTGGCCGTACTGGCAGAGCTGGTGCCAAGGGAACGGCTATCACGTTCTTCACCACTGACA ACCAGAAACAGGCTCGTGAGCTCGTCAATGTCTTGCAGGAGGCCAAGCAAAAGATTGACCCTCGCCTTGCCGAAATGGCCCGCTTcggtggcggaggaggcggtcATCGATATGGAGGCTggggacgaggacgaggcggtGGTAGAG CCAACGCCAACAGCCAACCCCTGGGAAACCGAAGGTGGTAA
- the CON7 gene encoding C2H2 finger domain transcription factor CON7 yields the protein MDRPVHDYSQTGLPSPYPSSFGDNHSEGSAADHASGAQYPVKQEVSYPTSATPTSEYGVYPQSSRSGTFQEHIQRSYHPATGTGSGGMAQQQNSPSFTQQDGRNHQAHTVHSDTGVPIDPSIAAPSPTYPYGQHSPYAANPDMTHNYSHANSGIYAQPRPDWTGYSQHSQIASGHPVYSPSQASQQAQQRPNQVYSFVPIPGAQQHKRPRRRYEEIERMYKCGWNGCEKAYGTLNHLNAHVTMQSHGQKRTPEEFKEIRKEWKQRKKEEEAQRKAEEERHRAAAAAAQAHNGGPDQGPDVPPTSTYPGSRPVQLPPIGYQPNQYPAPPSGAVPQQQLADYGAGHMYPNYQPHSPYGQPTQSMYNQSNGGPPGSH from the exons ATGGACCGACCTGTTCACGACTACTCGCAGACAGGTTTGCCCTCGCCCTACCCAAGCAGCTTCGGCGACAATCATTCTGAAGGCTCGGCTGCAGATCACGCGTCAGGTGCGCAGTATCCCGTCAAGCAAGAAGTCAGCTATCCGACCTCGGCGACACCTACGTCTGAGTACGGCGTGTACCCTCAGTCCTCGCGATCAGGCACCTTCCAGGAGCATATCCAGCGTTCATACCATCCAGCGaccggcaccggcagcgGAGGTATGGCGCAGCAACAAAACAGTCCGTCATTTACCCAGCAGGATGGGCGAAACCATCAAGCCCATACCGTTCATTCTGACACCGGAGTGCCTATAGACCCGTCCATTGCGGCACCTAGCCCGACTTACCCTTACGGCCAACATTCACCATACGCTGCAAATCCAGACATGACGCACAATTACTCCCATGCAAACAGTGGCATATACGCGCAGCCTCGTCCCGACTGGACGGGTTACTCTCAGCATAGTCAAATTGCGTCTGGGCACCCTGTGTACTCGCCCTCTCAGGCCTCACAGCAGGCTCAACAAAGGCCAAATCAG GTTTACTCGTTTGTGCCAATTCCTGGAGCGCAGCAGCACAAGCGCCCCCGCCGACGATATGAAGAGATTGAGCGCATGTACAAGTGTGGTTGGAATGGCTGCGAAAAGGCTTACGGCACGCTGAACCACTTGAATGCTCACGTCACCATGCAATCCCACGGGCAGAAACGAACCCCTGAAG AATTCAAGGAGATCCGCAAGGAATGGAAACAGcgcaagaaggaggaagaggcaCAGCGCAAGGCTGAGGAAGAGCGACACcgtgccgctgctgccgccgcacaAGCGCACAACGGTGGACCAGACCAAGGCCCTGATGTTCCTCCAACTTCAACCTACCCAGGCTCTCGACCTGTTCAGCTGCCTCCTATTGGTTATCAACCAAATCAGTATCCAGCTCCTCCGTCAGGAGCAGTCCCCCAACAGCAGCTTGCAGACTATGGTGCCGGCCACATGTACCCAAACTACCAGCCTCATTCGCCATACGGCCAGCCTACCCAAAGCATGTACAACCAGT CTAATGGCGGCCCTCCTGGAAGTCATTAG
- the NDH2 gene encoding External alternative NADH-ubiquinone oxidoreductase, whose protein sequence is MPSTPRALAALGRASQLALPTRVGSRAYSTAYSAATGRHALRSAARPTVAMRLAATGRVAFRRAYADEAPKPKPKPGRLRRTFRWAWRITYLSAVGLVGYTCYIVYQDRHPEPQFEPDPTKKTLVILGTGWGSVALLKKLDTENYNVVVVSPRNYFLFTPLLPSCTTGTIEHRSIMEPVRTILRHKKAAVKFYEAEASSIDPDRKVIKIVDNSEIQGATSETEIPYDMLVIGVGAENATFGIPGVREHSCFLKEIGDAQQIRKKIMDCVETAAFKGQTSDEIDRLMHMVVVGGGPTGVEFAGELQDFFEEDIKKLVPEISPRFKVTLIEALPNVLPSFSKQLIDYTENTFREEKIDIKTKTMVKRVTDTTVEAEVSRPDGGKERVVIPYGLLVWATGNAVRPIVKDLITKIPAQKDSRRGLAVNEYLVVQGTRDIWAVGDCAVAGYAPTAQVASQEGNFLGRLFNNMAKTENHESRIQELSSKMNLQAGDSAEAAHEIESLEKQLRRIKDIKPFRYSHQGSLAYIGSEKAVADVSWWNGNLATGGSLTYLFWRSAYLSMCFSTRNRVLVILDWLKSKAFGRDVSRE, encoded by the exons ATGCCTTCCACCCCCCGAGCTCTGGCCGCCCTCGGTCGAGCAAGTCAATTGGCATTGCCAACCCGCGTCGGATCCAGAGCCTACTCTACGGCCTACTCTGCGGCGACCGGACGCCATGCTCTGCGGTCAGCCGCGAGGCCGACCGTCGCCATGAGGCTCGCCGCGACTGGCAGGGTCGCATTCCGCAGAGCTTATGCCGACGAAgcccccaagcccaagcccaagcccggCAGACTGCGCAGGACCTTCAGATGGGCATGGAGAATCACCTATCTCTCCGCCGTTGGCCTTGTAGGCTACACCTGCTACATCGTCTACCAGGATCGCCATCCCGAACCCCAGTTCGAGCCGGATCCGACCAAGAAGACGCTGGTCATTCTAG GTACTGGCTGGGGGTCTGTCGCCTTGCTCAAGAAGTTGGATACCGAGAATTacaacgtcgtcgtcgtgtctCCCCGAAACTATTTCTTGTTCACCCCCCTCCTGCCGTCATGCACGACCGGCACCATCGAGCACAGGTCCATCATGGAGCCTGTCCGAACCATTCTACGACACAAAAAAGCAGCAGTCAAGTTTTATGAGGCGGAAGCCTCGTCCATCGACCCCGATCGAAAAGTCATCAAGATTGTCGACAATTCGGAAATCCAGGGGGCCACCTCCGAGACCGAGATTCCTTACGACATGCTCGTCATTGGCGTCGGTGCTGAGAACGCAACCTTTGGCATTCCCGGTGTGCGAGAACATAGCTGTTTCCTCAAGGAAATTGGCGATGCCCAGCAGATCCGCAAGAAAATTATGGACTGCGTCGAGACTGCCGCCTTCAAGGGACAGACCAGCGACGAGATTGATAGGCTGATGCACATGGTtgttgtcggcggcgggcccACTGGTGTTGAGTTTGCCGGCGAGCTCCAGGACTTCTTCGAGGAGGACATCAAGAAACTCGTTCCTGAAATCAGCCCTCGCTTCAAGGTCACCCTGATCGAAGCCCTCCCCAATGTCCTTCCCTCCTTCTCCAAGCAGCTCATTGATTACACCGAGAACACGTTCCGTGAGGAAAAGATTGACATCAAGACAAAGACCATGGTCAAGAGGGTCACGGATACCACAGTCGAGGCCGAAGTCAGTCGCCCTGACGGTGGCAAGGAGCGCGTTGTCATCCCTTACGGCCTTCTGGTCTGGGCCACTGGCAACGCCGTTCGGCCAATCGTCAAGGACCTGATAACCAAAATCCCTGCCCAGAAAGATTCACGCCGTggcttggccgtcaacgAGTACCTGGTTGTGCAGGGCACCCGTGATATCTGGGCTGTTGGTGACTGCGCCGTCGCTGGGTATGCTCCCACTGCACAGGTCGCATCTCAGGAAGGCAACTTCCTCGGCCGGCTGTTcaacaacatggccaagactgAAAATCACGAGTCTCGCATTCAGGAGCTGAGTAGCAAGATGAATCTGCAGGCCGGTGACTCGGCCGAGGCCGCACACGAGATTGAGAGTCTGGAGAAGCAACTGCGCAGGATCAAGGATATTAAACCCTTCAGATACAGTCATCAGGGCAGCTTGGCCTACATTGGTAGTGAGAAGGCTGTTGCCGATGTCAGCTGGTGGAACGGGAATTTGGCCACCGGTGGCAGCTTGACCTATCTTTTCTGGCGCAGCGCTTACCTCTCCATGTGCTTTAGCA CCCGCAATCGAGTCTTGGTCATTCTGGATTGGCTCAAGTCCAAGGCATTCGGCCGAGATGTGTCGCGAGAGTAG
- the crp-63 gene encoding 60S ribosomal protein L32 has translation MVSAKKHVPIVKKRTYNVHRCLAAKDDPCFSRFETTRLLGTKGMKELMSTTRFNRHQSDRFKCLSASWRKPKGIDNRVRRRFRGTMAMPSIGFGSNKKTRYMMPSGHKSFLVNNVKDVELLMMHNRTYAAEIASAVSSRKRIDIIARAKQLGVKVTNAKAKVTTEV, from the exons ATGGTTTCCGCCAAGAAGCACGTCCCCATCGTGAAGAAGCGTACGTATAATGTCCACCGCTGTcttgccgccaaagacgaccCGTGTTTCTCCCGATTCGAAACGACTCGATTGCTCGGCACAAAGGGAATGAAAGAACTCATGA GCACCACGCGCTTCAACCGTCACCAGAGTGATCGGTTCAAGTGCCTCAGCGCCAGCTGGCGCAAGCCCAAGGGCATTGACAACCGTGTCCGAAGACGCTTCCGTggaaccatggccatgcctTCC ATCGGTTTCGGGTCCAACAAGAAGACTCGTTACATGATGCCCTCTGGCCACAAGTCTTTCCTTGTCAACAATGTCAAGGATGTCGAACTCCTGATGATGCACAACCGAACCTACGCCGCTGA GATTGCCAGCGCCGTCTCCTCCCGAAAGCGAATTGACATCATCGCCCGTGCTAAGCAGTTAGGAGTCAAGGTCACAaatgccaaggcaaaggtCACTACCGAGGTGTAA